The Candidatus Deferrimicrobium sp. nucleotide sequence AAGTCGTACGCCCCCTCCTTCATCGCCGCCACGGCGGTCTCGACGTTTCCGAAGGCGGTGATGACGAGGACGGGGACATCGGGCGACCCGGCGTGGATCCTCCGGAGTACCTCCATCCCCGGGATTCCCGGCATCTTGAGGTCGGTGATCACGAGGTCGAAGGGGGAGGCGGCAAACGCGGACAGCCCGGCGACGCCGTCTTCCGCCGCGGTCACTTCATACCCGGCCTTCCGGAGGTTGAACAGCGCCACCTCACGGCCGGCGGGATCGTCGTCGATGAAGAGGATGCGTCCTGCCAATAGTCTCGCCTCGCGGGTGAGGTAATTCTTTTGATATTAGCAGGAAAACTGCCGGGAATCGCCTTTTGCGGGTCATCGGACGCGGGAGGTGTGGTATTTTCCCAACCGGGAACCAACGTCACGAAAGCAGGGGGACGTGCGCATCCACCGGTTCGACAAGAAGAAGATCCTGCTGTTCCTGTCGGTCCTGGGGCCGGGGATCATCACGGCGAACGTCGACAACGACGCGGGCGGGATCGCCACGTATTCGATCGCGGGCGCGCACTTCGGGTACACCCTGCTGTGGACGCTGATCCCCATCACCGTCGCGCTGATCGTCGTGCAGGAGATGGTCGCCCGGATGGGGGTGGTGACGGGAAAGACGCTGGCGGACCTCGTCCGCGAGAAATTCGGGGTCCGTCCCACCTTCTTTCTCCTCGTCGCGCTGGTGCTCGCGAACCTCGGCAACACCGTGGCGGAATTCGCGGGTTGGGCCGCAGCCCTCGAGATCTTCGGCGTCAGCAAGTACATCTCGGTTCCGATCGGCGCGGCCGTTGTGTGGTTCCTCGTCGTGAAGGGGACATACCGCATCGTGGAGAAGGTCTTCCTTTTCGCCTGCACGATCTATTTCACTTACATCGTCTCCGCGGTCTTCGCCCATCCGCGGTGGGGGGCGGTCGCTGCCGATCTGGTGACGCCGCATTTGCGGATGGACGGCGTGTACGTCACGATGCTGATCGGTTTGGTGGGGACGACGATCGCCCCCTGGATGCAGTTCTACCTCCAATCCGCAGTCGTCGAGAAAAACGTCCAGGTCGAGGATTACAAGTACTGCAGGACGGACGTGGTCGTAGGGTGCATCATGACGGACGTGGTGGCCCTGTTCATCATCGTCGCCTGCGGCGCGACGTTGTTCGCAAACGGGGTACGAATCGAAGGGGCCAAGGACGCTGCGCTGGCATTGACCCCGTTGGCGGGGAAGTACGCCTCCACCCTGTTCGCCATCGGCCTCGCGAACGCGTCGCTGTTCGCCGCGTCCATCCTTCCCCTATCGACCGCCTACTGCGTCTGCGAAGGGATGGGGTGGGAGTCGGGGATCGACAAGGACTTCCGGACGGCCCCCCAGTTCTTCTGGCTCT carries:
- a CDS encoding Nramp family divalent metal transporter, which encodes MRIHRFDKKKILLFLSVLGPGIITANVDNDAGGIATYSIAGAHFGYTLLWTLIPITVALIVVQEMVARMGVVTGKTLADLVREKFGVRPTFFLLVALVLANLGNTVAEFAGWAAALEIFGVSKYISVPIGAAVVWFLVVKGTYRIVEKVFLFACTIYFTYIVSAVFAHPRWGAVAADLVTPHLRMDGVYVTMLIGLVGTTIAPWMQFYLQSAVVEKNVQVEDYKYCRTDVVVGCIMTDVVALFIIVACGATLFANGVRIEGAKDAALALTPLAGKYASTLFAIGLANASLFAASILPLSTAYCVCEGMGWESGIDKDFRTAPQFFWLYTGLIFLGGTLVLYPRAPLMMIMYLSQVINGVLLPFVLIFMLKLINDGELMGEHVNSKAFNGIAWTTTVVMIVLTALLVVVTVFPGLPGAIGL